A single window of Pontiella agarivorans DNA harbors:
- a CDS encoding sulfatase: MKPGYTLVALCLICTSSLASRPNILFIAIDDLRPELNCYGATQIISPNIDQLAERGLVFNRAYCNVPVCGASRASLLTGLHPLPDRFTTYGSRVDEDAAGIVTLPQHFKENGYYTAGVGKLFHHPDDGLKSWTVLPVRPDYPNDLAVQEEWRDYRSAEYVGLHELERPGGAVGPAWEAADVEDDAYYDGKTTTLALSRLEIMANQDKPFFLGVGFIRPHLPFNVPKKYWDLYPEESITLADNPTMPEGAPKEADFNSGELRSYSNIPRGKNELVLDPETAKNLRRGYYACVSYVDTQIGKIMKKLNALGLADNTIIIVWGDHGWSLGEHSHWGKHTCFNNAVQTPLIMHVPGGVSGKKSESLIEFVDLYPTLCDLAGLQKPDHLQGRSLVPVLNDPEAQVNDYVFARWHNGETIVSSRFNYTEYYNKNGKMISNMLYDRFKDPEENVNIVNNPEYKSIVNKLSAALEKHISERR, from the coding sequence ATGAAGCCCGGATATACACTTGTTGCATTATGTTTGATATGCACTTCATCATTGGCATCACGCCCGAATATTTTATTTATAGCCATAGATGATCTGCGGCCGGAGTTGAATTGCTATGGCGCAACGCAGATTATTTCGCCGAACATTGATCAGCTGGCCGAGCGCGGGCTGGTGTTTAACCGGGCCTATTGCAACGTGCCGGTTTGCGGAGCATCTCGCGCCAGCTTGCTCACGGGACTTCATCCTTTACCTGATCGTTTCACTACCTATGGGTCACGCGTCGATGAGGATGCTGCCGGAATTGTTACGCTTCCCCAGCATTTTAAAGAGAACGGGTACTATACCGCCGGTGTAGGAAAGTTGTTTCATCATCCCGATGATGGACTTAAAAGCTGGACGGTTCTTCCTGTTCGGCCGGACTATCCAAATGATCTGGCGGTGCAGGAGGAGTGGCGCGATTACCGCAGTGCGGAATATGTCGGACTTCATGAACTGGAACGTCCCGGCGGAGCAGTGGGGCCGGCCTGGGAAGCTGCTGATGTGGAGGATGATGCTTATTATGACGGGAAGACCACAACGTTAGCGCTTTCACGACTTGAGATAATGGCAAATCAGGATAAACCCTTCTTTTTGGGGGTAGGGTTTATTCGTCCGCATCTCCCATTCAATGTTCCGAAAAAATATTGGGATCTTTATCCCGAAGAAAGTATTACGCTGGCTGATAATCCGACCATGCCGGAAGGGGCTCCGAAAGAAGCGGACTTTAATTCGGGAGAGTTGCGGTCGTATAGCAATATTCCTCGTGGAAAAAATGAGTTGGTGCTGGACCCGGAAACCGCAAAGAATCTGCGCCGCGGCTATTATGCCTGTGTAAGTTATGTGGATACGCAGATCGGAAAGATCATGAAAAAACTGAATGCACTGGGGCTTGCTGATAATACAATCATCATCGTATGGGGGGATCATGGCTGGAGTTTAGGAGAGCATTCGCATTGGGGTAAGCATACCTGTTTCAATAATGCGGTTCAGACGCCGTTGATCATGCATGTTCCGGGAGGGGTGTCGGGAAAGAAAAGTGAATCATTAATTGAGTTTGTAGATCTCTATCCAACGCTTTGTGATTTGGCTGGACTTCAAAAACCGGATCATCTGCAAGGGCGCAGCCTGGTTCCGGTGCTGAACGATCCTGAAGCTCAGGTGAATGACTATGTTTTTGCTCGCTGGCATAATGGGGAGACCATTGTCTCATCCCGTTTCAACTATACAGAGTATTATAATAAGAATGGAAAGATGATATCGAATATGCTGTACGATCGGTTTAAAGATCCCGAAGAAAACGTAAATATTGTGAATAACCCTGAATACAAATCCATTGTGAATAAACTGTCGGCTGCACTTGAAAAACATATTTCTGAAAGACGGTAA